From one Banduia mediterranea genomic stretch:
- a CDS encoding YrbL family protein has protein sequence MKFVLAHHKPIAQGLNRCVYAHPHDPGQLIKVLRPDRAQWYDEKRFRWYQRRRRYRGCSGFLQEIREHLAVYAAERGISPHLENIVGMTDTDLGFGLIVEALRGRNGGYAPPLSKVVRSGDFDASAQAALDQFLAWLLQSPIVVTDLTWGNLLYAVGDNHTQRFVLIDGFGESVALPLRTFSDSINRRSKIKRIEQLHSKIDQAFCANGVSGQGA, from the coding sequence ATGAAGTTCGTCCTGGCACACCACAAGCCGATTGCTCAGGGACTCAACCGATGCGTCTACGCGCATCCCCATGATCCGGGCCAACTCATCAAGGTGCTGCGCCCCGACCGGGCGCAGTGGTACGATGAAAAGCGCTTCCGCTGGTACCAGCGACGACGACGCTACCGTGGTTGCAGTGGCTTTCTACAAGAGATTCGCGAGCATCTGGCCGTCTATGCAGCCGAGCGCGGAATATCGCCGCATCTGGAAAATATCGTCGGCATGACGGACACCGACCTCGGATTCGGACTCATCGTCGAAGCGCTGCGCGGCCGTAACGGCGGCTATGCCCCCCCCTTGTCCAAGGTGGTACGGTCCGGTGATTTCGATGCAAGCGCCCAGGCGGCGCTGGATCAATTCCTTGCGTGGCTTTTGCAAAGCCCCATCGTGGTAACGGATCTGACCTGGGGTAACCTGCTCTACGCCGTAGGCGACAACCACACTCAAAGGTTCGTGCTCATCGATGGCTTCGGCGAATCCGTGGCGCTTCCCTTACGAACATTTTCCGACTCGATCAACCGTCGGAGCAAAATCAAACGCATCGAGCAATTACACTCGAAAATCGATCAGGCCTTCTGCGCTAATGGCGTATCGGGCCAGGGGGCATGA